In Fibrobacter sp., the sequence GCCCATGATGGCGCCGTTCATGTAGATGTTCTCGCGGCCGGTCATTTCCGGGTGGAAGCCCGTGCCCACTTCGAGGAGGCTCGCGATGCGGCCTCTGGCGCGGATGATGCCGGTGGTGGGGGCGGTCACGCGGCTGAGCAGCTTGAGGAGGGTGCTCTTGCCGGCGCCGTTCCTGCCGATGATGCCCACGACGTCGCCCTGTTCCACCTTAAAGTTGATGTCCTTGAGGGCCCACACGTAGTCGCTGTTGCCCTTGTGCGCGCGGTCGTTCGTTTCGCCCACCTTGAGGTAGGGGTCATCGCGGCGCAGCACCTTGGTCTGCCAGAACCTGTTCAGGTCGTGGCTGAGCGTCCCGGTGCTCACTAGGCCCAGACGGTACTGCTTGCTGATGTTCTCGAACTCGATGGCGGTCATGGTCTTTTCAAGGTCTTTAGTAAACCGCCCTGGATTGCCACGGCCTTCGGCCTCGCAATGACATCCTAGGTTACGAAGCAGCGAAACATTTATGTTTCGATATTTCGTAATCGACGGGTCATGTGCTTGCGCAATGACAATGGCGGTCATCTTGTTGAGTAATATAGATTAAAAGGGACTGTCGGGAACCCAAATCAGAAAAAATGCGCGAAAAACGCGCGTTTTTTCGCTGTTCCGGCAGGACCCTTTTTTGGATAGAATGCCGTACAGTGGTGAATATTGTCTTTTCCGAGCAAAAAAGACAATATGAGGTCATGATGTTCGCCTTTGGAGGGCGGTAAAACCCTTACCTATGTAAATAGAGGCGTTTTGCCGAAATTTGCGTAAAACGGGAGCGAGTAGGAGCGAAGATAAATCCTACCTACCTCCTTTTCTCAATATAATCTTAAATAAGGAGCAATTATGCTTATACAAGATGGTAAAATCAGAAAAAATCATGCCATTTCCGAGACAAAAGTACAGGGAATCAAGAATTTCTTTCAAGGAGCAATCCGCTGTCACGATAAGGTTGCGGTCGGCGAATGGTTTTCTTTGCGAGATTTGATGGGCGGAGAAAACTTTGACTGGAACGGGACGCCTTTGCAGGAATTATTTGAGGCCTATCGAGGCAGGAGTGATGCTCTCAAGATGACTGCAAAGAGTGCTGGATGGCTGCTGAAAGCAACCATAAAAGATGACCCGTATCGCCGTTATGAAACGAAAAAGGAGGCTTTTACCCGAAAGTACCGTTGGGTTAAGGAATAAAACGACTGACAAGAGAAAATGGCAGGCTAAGCCTGCCGTTTTCTCTATTACGCTAGGACGATTTGCCTTAGATTAATTCAAACAGAGTGTCTTCGTCATTAAGTCTTTGGTAATCGGGATTTTTCTCTAATAGAGATTGCAAAATTTCATCAGAGCTGAATACCCAACAGTCTTTGGGAATGATGTTGTGAATCATCCGGTAGTCTGTGAAGAAATGGTTGCCTCTGGGTTTGGAGGAATCTTCTTCCCATTGCTCACCGCAGCCTGATTTCCAGTTATAGTATAGTAGTGTTTGCTCCGCGCTGGATAACTGGGCTCGTAGAATTCGTAGGAATTGGCGTTTCTCGTCGTATGTAAACAGTTTGTTGTCGGACTGCACAACGGTTTTCACGAGTAAAAAGAGGTGCCTGTAATACGGAACTAATTGGTCTATACGTCCTATGAAAAGGGAATCTTTTATAGGGGTTAACTTGGGGTGTTCCTGCCAAGTGGTTTTATTGATATTCTGAAAAGCAAAACTGCGAAAAAAATCTACGGTTTCCTTCTTTAGGTGATTTGCCATCAAATCTATGCCGAAGAAGAAAATACGGTATGTTTTGTTAAATATGTCTATTGTCCCTTCTAGTTTCCTTAAGTTTTCGTAGATTAAATTGAATTCTTCAAGCAAGCAACTGAAATATTCTCGTCCTTCGGCGGCTTTTCGAACGGGATGTTCTGATTCGAGGGACTTGTATGTTGATTCTGCGTGCAGACTTTTGACATTGTCGCAGTGAATCTTGAGCATCTCGTAAAATTGTCGCTCAAATTGCATTTTGTTTGAATTTTTCTGCATCTCTTGATTGGCTTGGTATTGTGCCCAAAATGCGGCAAAAGTGATGATTGCTGCGGCAATTGCAACGAAAGGGTTCATAATGCCGAATGTGTCGCCAATGACTCCCGTTTCGCTATTAAATGCTATGGAACTAGAGCGAGTGGCGAAAAGCCATGGAGCAAGGAGCGCAAATAAAGTTGTTGCGAATGCCATTGAACATAGAATGGCAAGAAAATGCCTTTTTATCCAATTGAGAACCGATTTCATTGTGGGAAAATCCTTAGTATGTCTATAGGTAATATAGATTTAATCTTTTTCGGAATGTTGAAAAAAGATATAGGAACGCCGGTCATTTGACGCCTACGGCGTCTGTGGCTGCGGCTCGGTCATGTCGGTACGCAATCGTCCCGCCGCGACACTCGCCTTGCACACTACTCGGGGTGGAACCCGGTGCCCACTTCGAGGAGGCTTGCGATGCGGCCCTTGGCGCGGATGATTCCGGTAGTGGGAGCGGTCACGCGGCTGAGCAGCTTGAGGAGTGTGCTCTTGCCGGCGCCGTTTCGGCCGATAATGCCTACGACGTCGCCCTGCTCCACCTTGAAGTTGATGTCCTTGAGGGCCCACACGTAGTCGCTGTTGCCCTTGTGCGCGCGGTCATTCGTTTCGCCTACTTTGAGGTAGGGGTCATCGCGGCGCAGCACCTTGGTCTGCCAGAACCTGTTCAGGTCGTGGCTGAGCGTCCCGGTGCTCACTAGGCCCAGGCGGTACTGCTTGCTGATGTTCTCGAATTCTATCGCTGTCATTCTATTGAGTAATATAGATTTATGCTACAAATGTGGGATGCGGCTAGCAAGAAAGTGCTCTTTTTTTGTGAAAAAAAGACAAATATGCCGGAAGAGGACATATATTTTATAACTAGTTAAACCTAAATCACATTCATCTATGCTCCGTTCTCATTATATCCCGCAATTTATTCTCCGAGCCTTTTGCGAAGATGATCAGATCCAATACATGGATCTCTCGTCAAAAAAGGTGGAATCTCGAAATACGCGGTCTGTTTTCAG encodes:
- a CDS encoding putative phage abortive infection protein yields the protein MKSVLNWIKRHFLAILCSMAFATTLFALLAPWLFATRSSSIAFNSETGVIGDTFGIMNPFVAIAAAIITFAAFWAQYQANQEMQKNSNKMQFERQFYEMLKIHCDNVKSLHAESTYKSLESEHPVRKAAEGREYFSCLLEEFNLIYENLRKLEGTIDIFNKTYRIFFFGIDLMANHLKKETVDFFRSFAFQNINKTTWQEHPKLTPIKDSLFIGRIDQLVPYYRHLFLLVKTVVQSDNKLFTYDEKRQFLRILRAQLSSAEQTLLYYNWKSGCGEQWEEDSSKPRGNHFFTDYRMIHNIIPKDCWVFSSDEILQSLLEKNPDYQRLNDEDTLFELI